The proteins below come from a single Candidatus Methylacidithermus pantelleriae genomic window:
- a CDS encoding cbb3-type cytochrome c oxidase subunit I, with the protein MRRIALVYMLTGFLIFLGMIQLGLWMRLSQAGILSPPPVLFYAILTLHGTAQLSAFLLSGMGGLAYALSPKVRLNSSLLWLVYGIYMVGVILVLISTLVGKVGVGWTMLPPLPFAGVMTWSMAMATAFMVGVFSVALAFLLYCVNALYAIVKADGGVSKALAWRYLFSGGRSGAESLPRMVDLAGMMVAIDGIIATVVGAVLLIALFATMAGILPNLDWLVVKNGLYLFGHMVANLIIYLAAGLLYTALPAYTNREWKTAWYSILGWNLAIVLVLLAYGHHVYQDFVQPLLLQMTGFIDSYLVGLPALLVTILGGLALIYRSRLRWAVSSILMVLGLGGWVFGGVGAVIDATIPLNQLFHNTLLWVPAHFHTYLLFGAVAFNLVFLYRLITEFSNSKGLQVSRAAAGLYGIGGAGFFLTFFVAGAYGVARRFAVYPPEWQVFAQGGIPSILLVDLAVLGLAVDIFTRLRAARQTISPAPAWRAG; encoded by the coding sequence ATGAGACGCATCGCCCTGGTCTACATGCTCACGGGTTTTTTGATCTTCCTGGGGATGATCCAGCTGGGACTGTGGATGCGCCTGAGCCAGGCGGGCATTCTGAGCCCGCCGCCCGTCCTGTTCTACGCCATCCTCACCCTGCACGGCACCGCCCAGCTCTCTGCTTTCCTGCTGTCGGGGATGGGGGGCTTGGCGTATGCGCTGAGCCCCAAAGTGCGGCTCAACTCCTCCCTGCTTTGGCTCGTCTATGGGATCTACATGGTCGGCGTGATTCTTGTGCTCATCTCCACGCTTGTGGGCAAAGTCGGCGTTGGCTGGACGATGCTCCCCCCTCTTCCCTTTGCCGGGGTTATGACTTGGAGCATGGCCATGGCCACCGCCTTCATGGTGGGAGTGTTCTCGGTCGCCCTGGCCTTTCTGCTTTACTGTGTGAACGCGTTGTATGCCATCGTGAAGGCGGACGGAGGGGTGTCCAAGGCCCTGGCCTGGAGATATCTCTTCTCAGGAGGGCGCTCCGGTGCCGAGTCCCTGCCCCGGATGGTGGATCTGGCGGGCATGATGGTAGCAATCGACGGGATCATCGCCACCGTGGTCGGGGCCGTCCTCCTGATCGCCCTCTTTGCCACCATGGCGGGAATCCTTCCTAATTTAGATTGGCTCGTGGTCAAGAACGGGCTTTACCTCTTCGGCCACATGGTGGCCAACCTGATCATCTACCTCGCCGCAGGGCTGCTCTACACCGCCCTGCCTGCCTACACGAACCGGGAGTGGAAGACTGCCTGGTATTCCATCCTGGGCTGGAACCTGGCGATCGTGTTGGTCCTTTTAGCTTACGGCCATCATGTCTATCAAGACTTCGTCCAGCCGCTTCTCCTTCAAATGACGGGCTTTATCGACTCCTATCTCGTGGGGCTTCCGGCGCTCCTGGTGACGATCCTCGGAGGACTGGCCCTGATCTACCGTTCGCGCCTGCGCTGGGCGGTTTCTTCCATTTTGATGGTTTTAGGACTGGGGGGCTGGGTCTTCGGAGGCGTAGGGGCCGTCATAGACGCCACCATCCCCTTAAACCAGCTGTTCCACAACACCTTGTTGTGGGTGCCCGCCCACTTCCATACGTATCTCCTGTTCGGAGCGGTGGCCTTCAACCTGGTCTTCTTGTACCGCCTCATCACCGAATTCAGCAACTCGAAGGGCTTACAAGTAAGCCGGGCTGCGGCCGGGCTGTACGGGATCGGTGGGGCGGGCTTCTTCCTCACCTTCTTCGTAGCCGGGGCTTACGGCGTGGCGCGGCGGTTCGCCGTCTATCCGCCGGAGTGGCAAGTCTTCGCGCAAGGGGGGATCCCCTCCATCCTCCTCGTGGACCTTGCCGTGCTCGGGTTGGCCGTGGATATATTCACCAGACTCAGGGCTGCCCGGCAGACGATATCCCCAGCCCCCGCATGGAGGGCAGGATGA
- a CDS encoding DUF488 domain-containing protein: MIRLKRVYEPPAPEDGKRFLVDRLWPRGIKKGALPLDGWLRDVAPSDALRKWFGHDPAKWEEFQRRYFAELEAKHEAWQPLLEAARKGNVTLLFSARDEAHNNAVALKSFLETQIQYEKLR; this comes from the coding sequence ATGATCCGGCTCAAACGCGTCTACGAGCCGCCCGCTCCGGAGGACGGGAAGCGCTTCCTGGTGGACCGCCTCTGGCCGCGGGGGATCAAAAAGGGGGCGCTGCCACTGGACGGCTGGCTGAGGGACGTGGCGCCCAGCGACGCCCTGCGCAAGTGGTTCGGTCACGACCCCGCGAAATGGGAGGAATTCCAACGACGCTACTTCGCCGAACTGGAGGCCAAGCATGAAGCTTGGCAACCTCTGCTTGAGGCAGCACGAAAGGGTAATGTTACCCTGCTTTTCAGCGCCAGGGACGAGGCCCACAACAACGCAGTGGCACTGAAGTCGTTTTTAGAAACCCAGATACAGTATGAGAAACTCCGCTAG
- a CDS encoding cupredoxin domain-containing protein — protein sequence MGGEIHPREIPVGMPVEFLVRAADVNHGFGLYDPDGRLVAEVQAMPGYTNRLTYVFKKPGTYKVLCLEFCGVLIMPWPPPLPYRGGKR from the coding sequence CCGAGGGAGATCCCGGTGGGCATGCCGGTGGAGTTCCTCGTCCGAGCAGCCGACGTCAACCACGGCTTCGGCCTCTACGACCCCGACGGAAGGCTAGTAGCCGAGGTCCAGGCCATGCCCGGCTATACCAACCGCCTGACCTACGTGTTCAAGAAACCCGGCACCTACAAGGTGCTCTGTCTGGAGTTTTGCGGCGTGCTCATCATGCCATGGCCGCCACCATTACCGTACAGGGGAGGTAAACGATGA
- a CDS encoding PAS domain-containing protein: MLTYTHKCLYQQIVDNAYDGIIFADTKGLIRLWNSGTEAIFGYSAEKALGQSLDLIIPERFPARHWEAYHRVMETGVTKHAHEDLLGVPALHKDGSRISIEFRMVLVFDDAGSVLGAAAIIRDVTKRWQQEKELREQIDTLKAKLKELSKMSSHTANSADSK, translated from the coding sequence ATGTTAACATATACCCACAAATGTTTGTACCAGCAAATCGTGGATAATGCTTATGATGGGATCATCTTTGCTGATACCAAGGGACTTATTCGCCTCTGGAATTCCGGCACAGAGGCTATCTTTGGCTATTCGGCTGAGAAGGCTCTGGGTCAGAGCCTGGATTTGATTATCCCTGAACGGTTCCCGGCACGGCACTGGGAGGCCTACCACCGGGTGATGGAAACCGGTGTCACAAAGCACGCGCACGAGGACCTGCTTGGCGTGCCTGCCCTTCACAAGGATGGCTCACGCATTTCCATCGAATTTAGGATGGTTCTCGTATTCGATGATGCAGGCAGTGTGTTGGGAGCTGCTGCCATCATTCGGGATGTTACAAAACGCTGGCAGCAGGAGAAGGAACTAAGGGAACAAATAGATACCTTGAAGGCTAAACTGAAAGAACTGAGTAAAATGAGTTCACATACGGCAAACTCAGCCGATTCTAAGTAG